CAGGCAGTCGGCTCACCACCTCGTTGATCAGGTGGACGGGCATGTTTCGGTCTGCCTGCAGGTTTTCAACGGCCGTCTGGCGCGCCCTTAATGACGCAATTTCTGCTTGCAGACCGGCGATATCCTTGATCTCGGTGTCAAGAATGGCCATTTGCTTTTTCAGCAGGTTGTTTCGGTCTTGCTGCTCAGAGATTTTGGCGTCAAACCACATGAAGACGCCGCCAGCGATGGCCGCACCAAGCAGCATGGACAACACCAACTGCGTGTAGAACTGCTTCTTTTGACGTTCACGCGCTGCTTCACGGTGGGGCAGAAGGTTGATCAGAATCATGCGTAGAACCTCCGCAATGCAAGGCCAGTAGAGGTTAGGTACGAAGGCGCTTCTCTGGCGATCTTGCGGGCATGCACAGTAGAGGCCATTTCCATTCCATCAAACGGGTTGATGACCATGCATGCAGAGGAGGTCTGCTTGGTAACACCCTCAGTCAAGCCAGGAATGGCGGCGCTGCCACCAGCCAGCAAGATGTGGTCGACTTTGTTGTAAGGCGTACTGGTGAAGAAGAACTGCAGCGCACGACCGATTTCCTGCGACATGCTTTCAATGAAGGGTTCGAGCACCGCTGAGCGGTAGTCATCCGGGAGGTCTCCGGACCGTTTTTTTGCCTCTGCTTCGTCCATGGAGAAGCCATATTGGCGGACGATCAGCTGGGTCAGCTGGGCGCCACCGAACGCTTGGTCGCGTTCGTAAAGCACGTCGTCGTTTCGCATGACTTGCATGCTGGTGGTGACCGCACCAACTTCAAACAGTGCGACCAACGAGTCGACGCCTTGATTGGGCAGTGTTTCGATGACCCGTCCTGCAGCCATGCGAGACGCATAGGGCTCGATATCAAGCACCACGGGCGTGAGTCCTGCAGCTTCCGCCAGACCCTGGCGGTCAGAGACCTTTTCTTTTCTGGAGGCGGCAATCAACACTTCCGTATCGCCGACCGACGTAGCGCTTGGGCCCAGGACGCAAAAGTCCAAACTGACTTCGTCGAGGGAAAACGGGATGTATTGATTGGCTTCAGATTCGACCTGGGCTTCCAGTTCTTTTTCTGTCAGTCCCCCGGGCAGCATGATCTTCTTGGTGATCACGGCAGAAGCAGGCAAGGCCATTGCCACTTGCTTGGTTTTGCTACCGCTTTTACGAACCACTCGGCGCACAGCTTCGGCAACTTCATCGAATTTTTCGATGTTGCCGTCAGTGATCCACCCCCGTTCCAGCGGCTCGATGGCACAC
This region of Hydrogenophaga crassostreae genomic DNA includes:
- a CDS encoding PilN domain-containing protein, translating into MILINLLPHREAARERQKKQFYTQLVLSMLLGAAIAGGVFMWFDAKISEQQDRNNLLKKQMAILDTEIKDIAGLQAEIASLRARQTAVENLQADRNMPVHLINEVVSRLPEGIYLRSMKQENQNVLLSGVAQSQERVSELLRNLASQSDLWLGSPELVEIVASNANVSEREQRRVSNFTVRVVLKRPAEREKSDETSEKATALSKKV
- a CDS encoding pilus assembly protein PilM — its product is MSALGSFFSRDPAPLLGIDVSSSSVKLVELSRNRAGDLVLERCAIEPLERGWITDGNIEKFDEVAEAVRRVVRKSGSKTKQVAMALPASAVITKKIMLPGGLTEKELEAQVESEANQYIPFSLDEVSLDFCVLGPSATSVGDTEVLIAASRKEKVSDRQGLAEAAGLTPVVLDIEPYASRMAAGRVIETLPNQGVDSLVALFEVGAVTTSMQVMRNDDVLYERDQAFGGAQLTQLIVRQYGFSMDEAEAKKRSGDLPDDYRSAVLEPFIESMSQEIGRALQFFFTSTPYNKVDHILLAGGSAAIPGLTEGVTKQTSSACMVINPFDGMEMASTVHARKIAREAPSYLTSTGLALRRFYA